Proteins from a single region of Anticarsia gemmatalis isolate Benzon Research Colony breed Stoneville strain chromosome 30, ilAntGemm2 primary, whole genome shotgun sequence:
- the Ccs gene encoding copper chaperone for superoxide dismutase → MLTSKLEVLVDFGATADQKLVDKTLNELKSHDGVVEAVFKDGAIMVETNLPSTNILDMVTKTSGKRAVLQGFGETQSAVAMISSQSCCQSRVMGVIRFQQSTEGPLVADGSIDGLSSGLHGLHVHDTGDLSQGCNSIGGHYNPLGAPHGAPSDEVSSRHAGDLGNIVADETGRATFRIVDNVLKVMDIIGRSVAVTDKKDDLGRGSSPTSKIDGDSGKPVACGIIARSAGIFQNPKRICACDGVVVWDEKDRPLAGRGRRVEKKSCCQKDKENSGEFQRCCKV, encoded by the exons ATGCTGACGTCTAAG CTTGAAGTACTGGTAGATTTTGGTGCAACTGCAGATCAGAAGTTAGTTGATAAAACATTAAATGAGTTGAAATCACATGATGGAGTGGTTGAG GCGGTATTCAAAGATGGTGCCATTATGGTTGAGACAAACCTACCAAGTACTAACATACTGGACATGGTGACCAAGACTTCAGGGAAAAGAGCTGTTCTACAAGGTTTTGGAG AAACGCAATCGGCCGTAGCAATGATATCCAGTCAGTCGTGTTGTCAGTCCCGTGTGATGGGAGTGATAAGGTTCCAGCAGTCGACCGAAGGTCCTCTAGTAGCTGATGGCAGTATAGATGGACTGAGCAGTGGGTTACACGGACTACATGTCCATGATACTGGAGATTTAAGTCAG GGTTGCAACTCAATAGGAGGTCACTACAACCCTCTAGGGGCCCCGCACGGTGCCCCCAGTGATGAGGTGTCCAGCCGGCACGCGGGGGACCTGGGGAACATAGTGGCAGATGAGACTGGCAGAGCTACGTTTAGAATAGTTGATAATGTACTAAag GTGATGGATATTATCGGTCGGTCAGTCGCCGTGACTGATAAGAAAGATGACCTAGGTAGAGGCAGCTCACCTACTTCTAAGATAGACGGAGATAGTGGCAAACC AGTAGCCTGTGGCATAATCGCTCGTTCGGCGGGCATTTTCCAAAATCCCAAACGAATTTGTGCGTGCGACGGTGTCGTCGTGTGGGACGAAAAAGATAGACCTCTCGCAGGCAGGGGGAGACGGGTCGAGAAGAAGTCTTGTTGTCAGAAAGATAAAGAGAATAGTGGAGAGTTCCAAAGATGCTGTAAggtttaa